One Oryzomonas sagensis DNA segment encodes these proteins:
- a CDS encoding NAD(P)H-dependent oxidoreductase subunit E has product MNIHAPHREDDRYRALERVMQQQRRRPDSLIEILHAAQRQFGWLDREVLGLIAARLRLPPSLVYGVAGFYHAFRLEPPGRHRCTVCTGTSCHLKGGSRLLQRLERHLGIPCGAATPDGSLTLENVRCLGACGLAPLVMLDGEACPHASFEPLVERLATRRDGGDTSP; this is encoded by the coding sequence ATGAATATCCATGCACCACATCGTGAAGACGACCGCTACCGGGCCCTTGAGCGCGTCATGCAGCAGCAGCGCCGACGCCCGGACAGCCTCATCGAGATATTGCACGCCGCCCAGCGGCAGTTCGGCTGGCTGGATCGCGAGGTGCTGGGCCTGATAGCTGCGCGGCTCAGGCTTCCTCCCAGCCTCGTCTACGGGGTGGCCGGCTTCTATCACGCCTTTCGACTCGAACCGCCCGGCCGGCACCGCTGTACGGTCTGTACCGGTACCTCCTGCCACCTCAAAGGCGGCTCCAGGCTTTTGCAACGGTTGGAGCGGCATTTGGGCATCCCCTGCGGTGCAGCCACCCCCGACGGCAGCCTGACACTGGAAAACGTGCGCTGTCTGGGCGCCTGCGGGCTGGCACCGCTGGTCATGCTCGACGGCGAGGCCTGCCCCCACGCATCCTTTGAACCCCTCGTGGAGCGTCTGGCGACCCGCCGGGATGGGGGGGACACGTCGCCGTGA
- a CDS encoding N-acetyltransferase yields the protein MIRKAQISDVKAIQKLLMKYAGQGDMLSRSLSELYESIRDFYVVVDDGKLLGAAALHIVWDDLAEVRSVAVAEEVGRRGIGSQLVQACIDEARQIGLRRIFCLTYRPDFFATLGFRLVDKSELPQKVWGDCIKCVKFPDCDENAMILDLN from the coding sequence ATGATCCGTAAGGCCCAGATTAGCGACGTCAAGGCCATCCAGAAGTTGTTGATGAAGTACGCCGGCCAGGGGGACATGCTCTCCCGCTCCCTGTCGGAACTGTATGAATCGATACGCGATTTTTACGTCGTTGTGGACGACGGCAAGCTCCTGGGAGCGGCCGCTCTGCATATCGTTTGGGATGACCTGGCCGAAGTGCGCTCCGTGGCGGTGGCCGAGGAGGTCGGCCGCAGGGGCATCGGCAGCCAGCTGGTGCAGGCCTGCATCGACGAAGCGCGCCAGATCGGCCTCAGGCGCATTTTCTGCCTGACCTACAGGCCCGACTTTTTCGCCACCCTCGGTTTCCGCCTGGTGGACAAGTCCGAGTTGCCCCAAAAGGTCTGGGGCGACTGCATCAAATGCGTCAAGTTCCCGGACTGTGACGAAAACGCCATGATCCTGGACCTGAACTAA
- the ybaK gene encoding Cys-tRNA(Pro) deacylase encodes MAKEKTPITPAVRQLRAEKVEFTDHLYAYEEKGGTAVSARELGVDEHCVIKTLIMEDEAKKPLIILMHGDLQVSTKELARIIGVKQIAPCTPETAQKHSGYQVGGTSPFGTRRQMPVYLEETVAGLEKIYINGGKRGYLVAMAPAELVRVLKPVPVHVGIH; translated from the coding sequence ATGGCAAAGGAAAAGACGCCCATAACCCCGGCCGTCCGCCAATTGCGGGCCGAAAAGGTCGAATTCACCGACCACCTCTACGCCTACGAGGAAAAGGGGGGCACGGCCGTTTCCGCCCGGGAGCTGGGAGTCGACGAACACTGCGTGATCAAGACCCTGATCATGGAGGATGAAGCAAAAAAGCCGCTCATCATCCTGATGCACGGCGATTTGCAGGTTTCGACCAAGGAGCTGGCCCGCATCATCGGTGTCAAGCAGATCGCCCCCTGCACCCCGGAGACGGCCCAAAAGCACAGCGGCTATCAGGTGGGGGGCACCTCGCCCTTCGGCACGCGCAGGCAGATGCCGGTATATCTGGAAGAAACCGTCGCCGGGCTGGAGAAGATCTACATCAATGGCGGGAAGCGCGGTTACCTGGTAGCAATGGCGCCAGCGGAACTGGTCAGGGTGTTGAAGCCGGTGCCGGTGCACGTGGGGATACATTAG
- the hypE gene encoding hydrogenase expression/formation protein HypE — protein MNSDLILLGHGSGGRLSHQLLDELIIPALSGIAPSGQDDAALLPPPAGQLAYTTDSFVVDPIFFPGGTIGSLAVHGTVNDLAMMGAQPLYLSVGLIIEEGFSRADLKTVLDDMRQAADKARVRIVTGDTKVVPRGKADKIFITTAGIGSVEHDIAIHGANARPGDKIIINGTVGDHGIAVMAGREGLNVGTDIRSDSAALNSLVAAIIAEAGDLLHVLRDPTRGGIATTIKEIAQQSEVGIALHEEQIPVNQAVRGVCSILGLDPLFVANEGKLLAFVAPEAAERVVAAMRQHPLGIQAAIIGEVVDGEPGRVRMETSVGGTRAVEMLAGEQLPRIC, from the coding sequence GTGAATAGCGACCTCATCCTTCTCGGCCACGGCAGCGGCGGCCGGCTTTCCCATCAACTTCTGGACGAACTGATCATCCCCGCCCTGAGCGGAATCGCCCCTTCCGGGCAAGACGATGCAGCCCTGCTCCCCCCGCCTGCCGGCCAACTCGCCTACACCACCGACTCCTTCGTGGTCGATCCGATCTTTTTCCCCGGCGGCACCATCGGCAGCCTGGCGGTCCACGGCACGGTCAACGACCTGGCCATGATGGGCGCACAGCCGCTCTATCTGAGCGTCGGCCTGATCATCGAAGAGGGGTTCAGCCGGGCAGACCTGAAAACCGTGCTGGACGACATGCGCCAGGCCGCCGACAAGGCCCGGGTACGGATCGTGACCGGCGACACCAAGGTCGTCCCCCGGGGCAAGGCGGACAAAATATTCATCACAACCGCCGGGATCGGCTCGGTGGAACATGATATCGCCATCCACGGCGCCAATGCCCGGCCGGGCGACAAAATCATCATCAACGGCACCGTGGGCGACCACGGCATTGCCGTCATGGCCGGCCGCGAGGGGCTCAACGTCGGGACCGACATCCGAAGCGACTCGGCCGCCCTCAACAGCCTGGTGGCCGCAATCATCGCCGAGGCGGGAGATCTGCTGCACGTGCTCCGCGACCCGACCCGCGGCGGCATCGCCACCACCATCAAGGAGATCGCCCAGCAGTCGGAGGTGGGCATCGCCCTGCACGAGGAGCAGATCCCCGTGAACCAGGCGGTGCGCGGCGTCTGCTCGATCCTTGGCCTTGACCCGCTCTTTGTCGCCAACGAAGGGAAGCTGCTCGCCTTTGTCGCTCCCGAGGCCGCGGAACGGGTCGTGGCGGCGATGCGACAGCACCCCCTCGGCATCCAGGCCGCCATCATCGGCGAGGTTGTCGACGGAGAGCCGGGCCGGGTCCGCATGGAGACCAGCGTCGGCGGCACAAGGGCGGTGGAGATGCTGGCCGGGGAGCAGTTGCCCAGGATCTGCTGA
- a CDS encoding enoyl ACP reductase FabMG family protein — MTDYRPLEKLPATAGYKPGDVLVLVGELFGRGYANGLVEEARRVGMDVIGTTVGRRDSDGTLRPLTAEELAGAEALLGGSIINVPLEAGFDMEQVDGQPSVAEQLKKAKPDEWASISFSPDFIEKARSAGTARMRAALAQVMHQLASRIPSGANVLFAHSMAGGIPRARVFMPLLNRVFKGTGDKFLASEGFWNSDLGRLCDASFNEVTGDTFRYLIEESAALRGRLGAAGGQVRYAAYGYHGTAVLVGGEYRWQSYTPYVQGWAKMRLEDIAAEATGNGVVATVFNCPEIQTNSSALFLGVEISLYPLLSAIRNVAGERAAAPLFERCQAMLKKGETVEHLLERADAYLASPLLAGMLDFASWPHHSTREQMELMLASSAELLGMHADHKQLICAELSRIVFLSTGRLMVHASWNPGAAALWLSHDIIARLLHDELGAGII; from the coding sequence ATGACTGATTATAGGCCACTGGAAAAATTGCCGGCTACGGCGGGATACAAGCCGGGGGACGTGCTGGTCCTGGTGGGGGAACTTTTCGGCCGCGGGTATGCCAACGGCCTGGTGGAGGAGGCCCGACGCGTCGGCATGGACGTGATCGGCACTACCGTGGGGCGGCGCGACAGCGACGGTACCCTGCGGCCGTTGACCGCGGAGGAACTGGCGGGCGCCGAGGCGCTCCTGGGCGGGAGCATCATCAACGTCCCGCTGGAGGCTGGTTTTGACATGGAACAGGTGGACGGACAACCGTCGGTGGCCGAGCAACTCAAGAAGGCCAAGCCGGACGAGTGGGCTTCCATCAGTTTCAGTCCCGATTTTATCGAGAAGGCCAGGAGCGCCGGTACGGCCCGGATGCGCGCCGCGCTGGCGCAGGTGATGCACCAGCTCGCGTCACGTATTCCGTCCGGCGCCAATGTGCTCTTTGCCCATTCCATGGCCGGCGGCATACCCCGTGCGCGGGTATTCATGCCGCTCCTCAACCGGGTCTTCAAGGGAACCGGCGATAAGTTCCTCGCCTCGGAAGGCTTCTGGAACAGCGACCTGGGCCGCCTGTGCGACGCCAGTTTCAACGAGGTCACGGGCGATACCTTCCGCTATCTGATCGAGGAGTCGGCCGCTCTGCGCGGACGCCTCGGCGCAGCAGGCGGGCAGGTGCGCTACGCCGCCTACGGCTACCACGGCACCGCCGTACTGGTGGGGGGCGAGTACCGCTGGCAGTCCTATACCCCCTATGTTCAGGGGTGGGCCAAGATGCGCCTCGAAGATATCGCCGCCGAGGCGACCGGGAACGGTGTCGTCGCCACGGTCTTCAATTGCCCCGAGATCCAGACTAACTCCAGCGCCCTTTTCCTGGGAGTGGAAATCTCGCTGTACCCGCTGCTGTCCGCCATTCGGAATGTGGCGGGCGAACGCGCCGCCGCACCGCTTTTCGAGCGCTGCCAGGCCATGCTCAAGAAGGGGGAAACGGTCGAACATCTGTTGGAACGGGCCGACGCCTACCTGGCGTCGCCGCTGCTGGCCGGGATGCTTGATTTCGCCAGCTGGCCGCACCACAGCACCCGGGAACAGATGGAGTTGATGCTGGCCAGTTCCGCCGAATTGCTGGGGATGCATGCCGACCATAAACAGTTGATCTGCGCCGAGCTCTCCCGCATCGTTTTTCTCTCCACCGGCCGGTTGATGGTACACGCATCCTGGAATCCCGGGGCTGCCGCCCTCTGGTTGAGCCATGACATCATCGCGCGACTGCTGCACGATGAACTCGGAGCGGGAATTATCTGA
- a CDS encoding outer membrane protein assembly factor BamD has protein sequence MKSLLSAIAIGTLAASLLQGCASPPVNTSPDELYKDGEQSFHKGRYENAVASWKKVKESYKSPELTAKAEIGIADAYFLNRDYIEAAAAYEDFRKLHPRHERADYALFRQGLSYYNQINRIDTDQTPIKNALAILESYLKLYPDGEHIQEARERVRDCRDKQLQYEIYVGRFYLRTEKYPAAIARFEEALKTFPGLQHNDELLYYLGTAYQEAGQREKSREAFDRLVREFPGSSFAARIPKAAGK, from the coding sequence ATGAAGAGCTTACTGAGTGCTATCGCGATCGGCACCCTTGCCGCCTCCCTGTTGCAGGGGTGCGCGTCGCCGCCGGTGAACACATCGCCCGATGAACTTTACAAGGATGGCGAACAGTCCTTTCACAAGGGCCGGTACGAGAATGCCGTTGCAAGCTGGAAAAAGGTCAAGGAAAGTTACAAGTCGCCGGAGCTTACGGCCAAGGCGGAGATCGGCATTGCCGATGCCTATTTTCTCAATAGAGACTATATCGAGGCCGCTGCCGCCTACGAGGATTTCCGCAAGCTTCACCCCAGGCATGAACGGGCCGACTATGCCCTTTTCCGGCAGGGGCTGAGCTATTACAATCAGATAAACCGTATCGACACGGACCAGACGCCGATCAAGAACGCCCTGGCCATTTTGGAATCGTACCTGAAGTTGTATCCCGACGGCGAGCATATCCAGGAGGCCCGGGAGAGGGTCCGCGACTGCAGGGACAAGCAGTTGCAGTACGAGATCTACGTCGGCCGTTTCTACCTGAGGACCGAGAAATATCCGGCCGCCATCGCCCGTTTTGAAGAGGCGCTCAAGACGTTCCCCGGGCTTCAGCATAACGACGAACTGCTGTACTACCTCGGGACGGCCTATCAGGAAGCGGGACAGCGCGAGAAGAGCCGTGAGGCGTTTGACCGGCTGGTGCGCGAGTTTCCCGGCAGCTCCTTTGCGGCCCGTATCCCGAAGGCCGCAGGCAAATGA
- the plsY gene encoding glycerol-3-phosphate 1-O-acyltransferase PlsY, whose amino-acid sequence MMLAAACAAAYLLGSIPTGLLLGKACGIDVRHEGSGNIGATNLYRTAGRKVGVLTLIGDCLKGLVPVLAAHYYAPATDLAAWVGLAAFCGHVFSVFLRFKGGKGVATALGVFLALSPLAVAIALAVFLVLVLKWRYVSLGSVAAAAVMPLAVYVLHGERTMLLVTGIVAAIVIVRHRANIKRLVNGTESKFKA is encoded by the coding sequence ATGATGCTGGCTGCCGCCTGTGCGGCGGCCTACCTTTTGGGGTCGATCCCCACGGGACTCCTTCTGGGCAAGGCCTGCGGCATTGACGTGCGCCATGAGGGAAGCGGCAATATCGGCGCCACCAACCTGTACCGCACCGCGGGCCGCAAGGTCGGCGTACTGACCCTGATCGGCGATTGCCTCAAGGGCCTTGTGCCGGTGCTGGCGGCACACTACTATGCCCCGGCAACGGATCTGGCGGCCTGGGTCGGTCTGGCGGCCTTCTGCGGTCACGTGTTTTCGGTGTTTCTGCGGTTCAAGGGGGGCAAGGGGGTCGCGACCGCCCTCGGGGTCTTCCTGGCGCTGTCGCCCCTGGCCGTGGCAATCGCCCTCGCGGTCTTTCTGGTCCTGGTTTTGAAATGGCGCTACGTATCCCTCGGCTCCGTAGCTGCGGCGGCGGTCATGCCGCTCGCCGTGTACGTGCTCCACGGGGAACGCACAATGCTGCTGGTGACGGGGATTGTGGCCGCAATCGTGATTGTCCGGCATCGGGCAAACATCAAGCGGCTGGTGAACGGGACGGAGAGCAAGTTCAAGGCTTAG
- the ubiE gene encoding bifunctional demethylmenaquinone methyltransferase/2-methoxy-6-polyprenyl-1,4-benzoquinol methylase UbiE: MFRLSEKGEKIQGMFGSIAPRYDFLNRLLSFGIDRYWRKKAVRLIKYREGSRILDVATGTGDVALEIARSTPSSVKITGADFCQEMVEFGQAKVATSPYAGRIDFKMAPCEDLPFPDNTFDSVTIAFGIRNVVDRRLGLAEMWRVLRPGGRVVILEFSTPRSQFFKQIYYFYFRRLLPVIGGFFSKYNAYKYLPDSVLEFPSHEEFSHMVADAGFRNIHIHPLTFGIATIYAGEKE, translated from the coding sequence ATGTTCAGACTGTCTGAAAAGGGTGAAAAAATCCAGGGGATGTTCGGGAGTATCGCCCCACGGTACGACTTCCTCAACCGCCTGCTCAGCTTCGGCATCGACCGATACTGGCGCAAAAAGGCTGTGCGGCTTATCAAGTACCGGGAGGGTTCCCGGATTTTGGACGTGGCGACCGGCACCGGCGACGTGGCGCTGGAGATAGCCAGATCGACCCCATCCTCGGTAAAGATTACCGGGGCCGACTTCTGCCAGGAGATGGTGGAATTCGGTCAAGCCAAAGTGGCGACCTCTCCCTATGCCGGACGGATCGATTTCAAGATGGCTCCGTGCGAGGATCTCCCTTTTCCCGACAACACCTTCGATTCGGTAACCATCGCCTTCGGGATCAGGAACGTGGTGGACAGGAGACTGGGGCTGGCGGAGATGTGGCGGGTGCTGCGGCCCGGCGGGCGGGTGGTCATCCTGGAGTTTTCCACGCCGCGCTCCCAATTTTTCAAGCAGATTTACTACTTCTACTTCCGCCGTCTTCTACCGGTCATCGGCGGTTTTTTCTCGAAATACAACGCCTACAAGTACCTGCCGGACTCGGTACTGGAATTCCCCTCCCATGAGGAATTTTCCCATATGGTTGCCGACGCAGGTTTCCGCAACATCCACATCCACCCCTTGACCTTCGGTATCGCCACCATCTACGCCGGCGAAAAGGAATAG
- a CDS encoding putative glycoside hydrolase, with product MKNVVALAGRVALIIVTCCGLVSCQNEQKPAASSTAASKPVPPTPSKRRQLLNMEVRALYITSWTAGINRFQTLTDMVSRSHLNAVVIDIKDSTGKVGYDSAVPLVAQTGAYEKRIRDLDAVLKQCRDKKIYTIARIAVFQDPNLAKARPDLAVGGGGQKVWKDRKGLAWVDPASKTVWDYNLAIAKEAAAKGFDEIQFDYVRFPTDGKLKTMTYPVYKRDVPKHEIIRRFFQYVDQQMKPVDVMTSADIFGLTTMVDDDMNIGQRIQDVADYVDFVCPMIYPSHYPTGHLGLKNPAEHPYRVIYDACLRGMKRLEGKRAKMRPWLQDFKLGAVYDKKMIIDQIQAARDAKVFGFSMWNARNVYTDAAYLEKLPEPNPAPPLRDQVLEDIRRHDAARLAMQNRSTAIRQEKPSIHKPRRKAKGN from the coding sequence GTGAAGAATGTTGTCGCCCTTGCTGGTCGTGTCGCCCTGATCATCGTCACCTGTTGTGGTCTTGTCTCCTGTCAGAATGAGCAGAAACCCGCCGCGTCCTCCACGGCGGCCTCCAAGCCGGTTCCCCCGACGCCATCCAAGCGTCGGCAATTGCTGAACATGGAGGTGCGGGCGCTCTATATAACATCCTGGACCGCCGGGATCAATCGCTTCCAGACCCTGACCGACATGGTGTCCCGCTCCCACTTGAATGCGGTGGTGATCGACATAAAGGACAGCACCGGCAAGGTCGGCTACGACTCCGCGGTGCCGCTGGTGGCCCAGACGGGCGCCTACGAGAAGCGTATCCGCGATCTGGATGCCGTCCTCAAACAGTGCCGCGACAAAAAGATCTATACCATTGCCCGTATCGCGGTTTTTCAGGACCCAAACCTGGCCAAGGCGCGCCCGGACCTGGCGGTGGGCGGCGGCGGCCAGAAGGTCTGGAAGGACCGCAAGGGGCTGGCCTGGGTTGACCCGGCTTCGAAGACGGTCTGGGACTATAATCTGGCCATTGCCAAGGAAGCGGCCGCCAAGGGCTTTGACGAGATCCAGTTTGATTATGTCCGTTTCCCCACCGACGGGAAGCTGAAGACCATGACCTATCCGGTTTATAAGCGCGATGTGCCGAAACATGAGATCATCCGCCGTTTTTTCCAGTATGTGGACCAGCAGATGAAGCCGGTGGACGTGATGACCTCGGCCGACATCTTCGGCCTCACGACCATGGTGGACGACGATATGAACATCGGCCAGCGCATTCAGGACGTGGCCGACTATGTGGATTTTGTCTGCCCCATGATCTACCCGTCCCATTATCCCACTGGCCACCTGGGGCTGAAGAACCCGGCCGAACACCCCTATCGCGTCATTTACGACGCCTGCCTGCGGGGGATGAAGCGGCTTGAAGGGAAGCGGGCCAAGATGCGCCCCTGGCTGCAGGACTTCAAGCTGGGGGCTGTCTACGACAAGAAGATGATCATTGATCAGATTCAGGCCGCCCGGGACGCCAAGGTATTCGGTTTCAGCATGTGGAACGCCCGCAACGTCTATACCGACGCAGCCTATCTGGAAAAACTGCCCGAGCCGAACCCGGCGCCGCCCCTCAGGGACCAGGTGCTGGAGGATATCCGCAGGCATGATGCGGCCCGGCTTGCCATGCAGAATCGCTCCACAGCGATCAGGCAGGAAAAACCGTCCATCCACAAACCCCGTAGAAAAGCAAAAGGGAATTGA
- the cdaA gene encoding diadenylate cyclase CdaA: MPSFLRIQDIADILIMTLLLYQLYSWFRRTRAMQVLLGLGVVTVIYFVTRFLGLYMTSWILQELGTVLIVLIIVVFQAEIRQALYRFSLMRHFFGSRQETQQLSRFQEVVDTLFGLAKKRTGAIVVFQRSESLVDQMLNGVSLNCEITPQILEAIFYDGAPLHDGAALIREGKIALASCHLPLSQNPELPQFYGTRHRAALGLSERTDAVVAVVSEERGEVSLAVGGELHRLSSAGELVALLEKLLLPEKEKPRESFRQRFFSNLLPKTAVLLIVIAFWALITSRQGAIATVTAPVRLHGIPQGLVLLRSSPEEVEVQVKSFSSLTPTPAKLDIAADIDLSEVREGAAIVRIRNSDFKLPSGMVVGSVNPSSIRIVTEKKVRKTVPVRVALRGRLPRGLGAYRVVASPDTVEVEGPSGQISKLEAVATEEVDASKLVKGKEYQKNLLPPYKNVTILRDEPLVLKLVSRRAVHQ, from the coding sequence GTGCCCTCTTTTTTGAGAATACAGGATATCGCCGATATCCTGATCATGACCTTGCTGCTCTATCAACTCTACTCCTGGTTCCGCAGGACCCGCGCCATGCAGGTGCTGCTGGGGTTGGGGGTGGTGACCGTCATCTACTTCGTCACCCGTTTTCTCGGCCTCTATATGACCAGCTGGATTCTACAGGAACTGGGCACGGTGCTGATCGTCCTGATCATCGTGGTGTTTCAGGCCGAGATCCGGCAGGCGCTGTACCGTTTCAGCCTTATGCGGCATTTTTTCGGCAGCCGCCAGGAAACGCAGCAGCTGAGCCGGTTTCAGGAAGTCGTCGATACGCTGTTCGGTCTGGCGAAGAAGAGGACCGGGGCGATTGTCGTCTTTCAGCGGAGCGAATCCCTGGTGGACCAGATGCTGAACGGCGTGAGCCTGAACTGCGAGATTACCCCCCAGATACTGGAGGCCATCTTTTACGACGGTGCGCCGCTGCATGACGGCGCCGCCCTGATCAGGGAAGGAAAAATCGCCCTGGCGTCGTGCCACCTGCCGCTGTCCCAGAACCCGGAACTCCCCCAATTTTACGGTACCCGCCACCGCGCCGCCCTCGGGCTCTCGGAACGCACCGACGCTGTCGTGGCGGTGGTTTCGGAAGAGCGGGGCGAGGTATCGCTGGCCGTGGGGGGGGAGTTGCACCGCCTTTCCTCCGCCGGCGAGTTGGTGGCGCTCCTTGAAAAGTTGCTTTTGCCTGAAAAGGAAAAGCCTCGCGAGAGCTTTCGGCAGCGATTTTTTTCCAATTTGCTGCCTAAAACGGCGGTTCTGCTTATTGTCATAGCATTCTGGGCCTTGATTACCTCCCGCCAGGGGGCGATCGCCACGGTGACGGCCCCCGTCCGGCTGCACGGCATACCGCAGGGGCTGGTGCTGCTGCGGAGTTCTCCCGAAGAGGTCGAGGTCCAGGTAAAGTCCTTTTCCAGTCTGACGCCCACGCCGGCAAAACTCGATATTGCCGCCGACATCGATTTGTCGGAGGTGCGGGAGGGGGCGGCAATCGTCAGGATCAGGAACTCGGACTTCAAGCTCCCCTCCGGCATGGTGGTCGGCAGCGTCAATCCCTCGTCCATACGCATCGTAACGGAGAAAAAAGTGCGTAAAACCGTGCCGGTCAGGGTCGCTTTGCGCGGCAGGCTGCCGCGGGGGCTGGGGGCATATCGGGTGGTGGCGTCGCCCGACACGGTCGAGGTGGAAGGGCCGTCCGGCCAGATCTCGAAGCTTGAGGCGGTGGCGACGGAAGAGGTTGATGCCAGCAAGCTCGTCAAGGGAAAGGAATATCAAAAAAATCTGCTGCCGCCGTACAAAAATGTCACCATCCTGCGGGATGAGCCCTTGGTCTTAAAACTTGTTTCCCGTCGTGCGGTTCATCAATAA
- a CDS encoding C40 family peptidase, with the protein MTHIRTLAAICLILLSFPQLVLASKTHVARRSESLHSIARKYHVSVEELKSVNNLSSTRIEQGSRIIIPARAEQKTAKAAKAASSYKVVKGDTLPRIAKKTGLRMSELRRLNGLKGNRIKTGQVLALNEPAPAVEEKAPVAVASNRSQLVSKELLNEQEISSTLAELSDIDADRPVDLAKNIEETNQGISGLKKTAYGFLGAHYRFGGNSRGSLDCSSFVQQVFREQKINLPRTAREQFNVGNEVVRGDLRKGDLVFFQTYARFPSHVGIYLGNRKMIHASSRDRRVVISSMDTPYYLSRYLGARRVGSVASSGGAINFNELLQGVEEEQDNDAPANDTMGISLNLN; encoded by the coding sequence ATGACACATATCCGAACTCTTGCCGCGATCTGTCTCATCCTGCTTTCCTTCCCGCAACTGGTTTTGGCCTCCAAAACCCACGTCGCGCGCAGAAGTGAATCGCTTCATTCCATAGCACGCAAATATCATGTATCCGTCGAAGAACTTAAATCTGTCAACAACCTGAGCAGCACCCGCATCGAACAGGGAAGCCGCATCATTATTCCCGCCCGTGCCGAGCAGAAAACGGCAAAGGCGGCAAAGGCCGCGTCGTCGTACAAGGTCGTCAAGGGGGATACCCTCCCCAGGATCGCCAAGAAGACCGGTCTCAGGATGTCGGAACTGCGCCGGCTGAACGGCCTGAAAGGCAACAGGATCAAGACGGGGCAAGTTCTGGCCCTGAATGAACCCGCACCGGCAGTCGAGGAAAAGGCCCCCGTTGCCGTCGCGTCCAACAGGTCGCAATTGGTTAGTAAAGAACTTTTGAACGAACAGGAAATCTCGTCAACTTTGGCTGAATTGAGCGACATTGACGCCGACCGGCCGGTTGACCTTGCCAAGAATATCGAAGAGACCAATCAGGGGATCAGCGGCCTGAAAAAAACCGCGTACGGTTTCCTGGGGGCTCATTACCGTTTCGGCGGCAACAGCCGCGGCTCGCTCGATTGTTCCAGTTTCGTGCAGCAGGTGTTCCGTGAGCAGAAGATCAACCTGCCCCGTACCGCACGCGAACAGTTTAACGTCGGCAACGAGGTTGTGCGCGGCGACCTGCGCAAGGGTGATCTGGTATTCTTTCAAACCTATGCCCGCTTCCCGTCCCATGTCGGCATCTACCTCGGCAATCGCAAGATGATCCATGCTTCCTCCCGCGACCGCCGGGTGGTGATCTCCTCCATGGATACCCCCTACTATCTTTCGCGCTACCTGGGCGCCCGGCGGGTCGGTTCCGTCGCCAGCAGCGGCGGGGCGATCAATTTCAACGAACTACTGCAAGGGGTTGAGGAAGAGCAGGATAATGACGCTCCGGCTAACGACACCATGGGCATTAGTCTTAACCTGAATTAG